The following coding sequences lie in one Apium graveolens cultivar Ventura chromosome 3, ASM990537v1, whole genome shotgun sequence genomic window:
- the LOC141713478 gene encoding catalase-like: MDPYKHRPSSAFNTPFWTTNSGAPVWNDDSALTVGTRGPILLEDYPLVEKIAGFTRERIPERIVHARGASAKGFFEVTHDITHLTCADFLRAPGVQTPVIVRFSTVIHERGSPETIRDPRGFAVKFYTREGNFDLVGNNFPVFFVRDAMKFPDVIHAFKPNPKSHIQENWRIMDFLSHHPESLHTFAFFYDDIGVPQDYRHMDGSGVHTFTLLNKAGQARYVKFHWRPTCGVKNLLEEEAIRVGGTNHSHATQDLYDSIAAGNYPEWKLFIQTMDPDQEDRLDFDPLDVTKTWPEDIFPLQPVGRLVLNKNIDNFFAENEMLAFNPAFVVPGVYYSDDKFLQGRIFAYGDTQRHRLGPNYLLLPANAPKCPHHNNHIDGAMNFLHRDEEIDYFPSRFDPVRHAEKHPLPPRILTGRRTRTKIEKEDNFKQAGDRYRTFAPDRQERFLCRIVDGLSDPRITHEIRSIWISYWSQADRSLGQKIASRLNVRPSY, from the exons ATGGATCCGTACAAG CACCGGCCTTCAAGTGCTTTCAACACTCCATTCTGGACAACTAACTCTGGTGCTCCTGTCTGGAACGATGATTCTGCTCTGACTGTCGGTACTAGAG GACCAATTCTGCTGGAGGACTATCCTTTGGTGGAGAAAATTGCTGGATTTACCAGGGAAAGGATCCCTGAAAGAATTGTCCATGCCAGGGGTGCCAGTGCCAAGGGTTTCTTTGAGGTCACCCATGATATTACTCATCTTACCTGTGCTGATTTTCTTCGAGCCCCGGGTGTCCAGACTCCTGTTATTGTTCGCTTCTCAACTGTTATCCATGAGCGTGGGAGTCCTGAAACCATCCGTGATCCTCGAGGTTTTGCTGTCAAGTTCTACACCAGAGAG GGTAACTTTGATCTTGTGGGAAACAACTTTCCTGTCTTCTTTGTGCGTGACGCAATGAAGTTCCCTGATGTGATCCACGCATTCAAGCCTAATCCCAAGTCTCACATTCAAGAAAACTGGAGAATCATGGATTTCTTGTCCCACCACCCCGAGAGTCTGCACACATTTGCTTTCTTCTATGATGACATTGGTGTTCCTCAAGATTACAGGCACATGGATGGCTCTGGTGTTCACACTTTTACTCTTCTTAATAAGGCTGGTCAGGCACGCTATGTTAAGTTTCACTGGAGGCCTACTTGTGGAGTCAAGAACTTGTTGGAGGAAGAAGCCATCAGAGTAGGAGGTACTAATCACAGCCATGCCACTCAAGATCTTTATGACTCGATTGCAGCAGGAAATTATCCCGAATGGAAGCTTTTCATTCAGACCATGGACCCGGATCAAGAAGATAGGCTCGATTTTGACCCCCTTGATGTCACAAAGACCTGGCCTGAGGACATTTTTCCTCTGCAGCCAGTGGGGCGCTTGGTGTTGAACAAGAACATCGATAACTTCTTTGCTGAAAATGAAATGCTTGCCTTTAATCCTGCTTTTGTTGTTCCTGGTGTGTACTATTCCGATGATAAGTTTCTCCAGGGTCGTATATTTGCCTATGGTGACACCCAGAGGCACCGTCTTGGACCAAACTACTTGCTGCTTCCAGCCAATGCTCCCAAGTGCCCTCATCACAACAATCACATTGACGGTGCAATGAACTTCTTGCACAGGGATGAGGAG ATTGATTACTTCCCTTCAAGGTTTGATCCTGTTCGCCATGCTGAGAAGCACCCCCTCCCTCCACGTATATTGACTGGAAGACGCACTAGG ACCAAGATTGAGAAAGAGGACAACTTCAAGCAAGCAGGAGACCGTTATCGGACTTTTGCTCCAGACAG GCAAGAACGATTCTTGTGTCGTATTGTTGATGGTTTATCTGATCCAAGGATTACTCACGAGATCCGTAGCATATGGATCTCATACTGGAGCCAG GCTGACAGGTCTCTCGGTCAGAAGATCGCGTCTCGACTCAACGTGAGGCCAAGCTACTAG
- the LOC141713479 gene encoding catalase isozyme 1-like: MDPNKDRPSSAFDSPYWTTNSGAPVWNNDSSLTVGSRGPVLLEDYHLVEKLANFDRERIPERVVHARGATAKGFFEVTHDITHLTCADFLRAPGVQTPVIARFSTVVHERGSPETIRDPRGFAVKFYTREGNYDMVGNNMPVFFVRDGMKFPDMVHAFKPNPKSHIQENWRIMDFFSHHPESLHMFTFLFDDLGIPQDYRHMEGFGVHTFTLLNKAGQAHLVKFHWKPTCGVKCLSPSEAIKIGGANHSHATKDLYDSIAAGNFPEWKLFIQIMDPDHQDKFDFDPLDVTKTWPEDIMPLQPVGRFVLNRNIDNFFEENEQVAFSPAIVVPGIYYSDDKLLQSRLFSYSDTQRYRLGPNYLQLPVNAPKSIHHNNHHDGIMNYMFRDEEVNYFPSRFTPVRHAEKYPIPNSMVTGRRDKRVIDKENNFKQAGDRYRSFSPDRQERFTAVALDFLSDPRVTHEIRSIWISFWSQVDNSLGQKIASGLNVKPNI, from the exons ATGGATCCAAACAAG GATCGCCCTTCAAGTGCCTTTGATTCTCCTTACTGGACCACAAATTCAGGAGCTCCAGTCTGGAACAATGATTCATCCTTGACTGTAGGATCCAGAG GTCCAGTCCTCCTGGAAGATTACCATTTGGTGGAGAAACTAGCTAATTTTGACAGGGAGCGAATCCCTGAAAGAGTTGTCCATGCAAGAGGTGCTACTGCAAAAGGATTCTTTGAGGTCACCCATGATATCACTCATTTAACATGTGCTGATTTTCTTCGAGCTCCCGGTGTCCAGACACCAGTAATTGCTCGCTTCTCCACTGTTGTCCATGAACGTGGAAGTCCTGAAACCATTAGGGATCCCAGAGGTTTTGCAGTGAAGTTCTACACCAGAGAG GGTAACTATGATATGGTTGGAAACAATATGCCTGTGTTTTTTGTGCGCGATGGGATGAAATTTCCAGACATGGTCCATGCTTTCAAACCCAATCCAAAGTCTCACATTCAAGAAAACTGGAGAATCATGGACTTCTTCTCCCACCACCCGGAAAGTTTGCACATGTTTACTTTCCTCTTTGATGACCTGGGTATTCCACAAGATTACAGGCACATGGAAGGTTTTGGAGTTCACACTTTTACTCTTCTTAACAAAGCTGGACAAGCACACCTAGTCAAATTTCACTGGAAACCTACCTGTGGAGTTAAGTGTTTGTCCCCCTCAGAAGCCATCAAGATAGGAGGAGCTAATCACAGCCATGCAACCAAAGATCTCTACGACTCAATTGCAGCTGGAAATTTTCCTGAGTGGAAGCTTTTTATCCAGATTATGGATCCTGATCACCAAGATAAATTTGATTTTGATCCACTAGATGTAACAAAGACCTGGCCTGAGGACATCATGCCCCTGCAGCCTGTAGGCCGGTTTGTACTGAACAGGAATATCGATAACTTTTTTGAAGAAAATGAGCAGGTTGCATTCAGCCCTGCTATTGTTGTTCCTGGTATATACTATTCAGACGATAAGCTTCTTCAAAGTCGGTTATTCTCATACTCTGATACTCAGAGGTACCGTCTGGGACCAAACTATCTACAGCTTCCTGTCAATGCTCCCAAGTCCATTCATCACAACAATCACCACGATGGCATTATGAATTATATGTTTAGGGATGAGGAG GTCAATTACTTCCCATCGAGGTTTACTCCTGTGCGCCATGCTGAGAAGTACCCCATTCCTAATTCTATGGTGACAGGAAGGCGTGATAAA CGGGTAATTGACAAGGAGAACAACTTCAAGCAGGCAGGAGATAGATATCGATCTTTTTCTCCAGACAG GCAAGAACGGTTTACTGCAGTAGCACTCGACTTTTTGTCTGATCCGCGTGTTACCCATGAGATTCGTAGCATATGGATCTCATTCTGGTCCCAG GTGGACAACTCTCTTGGTCAGAAAATAGCATCAGGCCTCAATGTGAAGCCGAACAtctaa